AAAATGTTACCCAACGATAGAGCACAAGACCATGAGTTCAATCTTCAGTATTAAAACCACCAAAAAAGATGAGTTTCTTGTAAAATAATAAGCATTTCAGTATGAAAATGCTGAAGTACTGAAACCCAATAAAACAATGTTCACAGCTGTGCATAGAACCAGGAGGAGAAGTTCACACCAATGATACCAGCATTTGAGGAGGCTGATGTCAGAGGATCATGGGTtcagaaccctgtctcaaaaagcaacaaTAGCAAAACGTAGTAAACTAAGTATTATCAATTTCCTTATGtgacatttagaaataaatatacacggggctggagagatgggtcagtggtttagagagtatttgttgtttttgtagagatccaggttcaattcctatcattgacatggtgcctcacaaccatctataactccagttctgggggatcaaataccctctcctggcctccaagaGGAACAGCCATACATGTgatgcaaagacatacatgcaggcaaaacacacataactatgaagtaaaataattctttaaaaattctaaaagtaaacatacacatatatatatatatcctctatGAATGTGATAGCTACAAACATCACCATTggtatatgtatttgtttattgggGACAGAGATTAAAGCCAGAGCCCCTAGATCATGCTCTCTGTCAATAAACTGCATTGGCACCCCCAGTGGTAAGGTTCTGAAATGTCCTTAGTAAAGCTCCTCTTTGTTCTATTTATACGGCTCTTGCATTACTAGAAAATTCATTTTATACTAAAACCATAACCCCCCAAGTCATGTTTACATGGAAGAGAATTTGAGATTCAGATCATCAGCGATAGGCTTTTCACCTCCATAATTCCTGGTGGGACATTCAAAGATCTCAAgacaatgctttttatttttaattaataacttTTAGTTAGCATAAGAATAATTGATTATAACATTTATGCCACACACACCATTGTCCTTTGCTTGTATACTCTACTCCAGCCCATTGCTCCCCttgtccatcttcctctctcctaCCGTTCCTCTTCCTGCCCCAGGACAAtgcttctaggaacacactctttagTACATCTGCCCTCCCCAGTGAACACCCCTggctgcactcaggaggctgaagcaggaagaaaaggaaaaaagacaaaggCCAACCATGGTCCTCTATCATTGCCACTTCCCTCTCAAGACCTAGTGTAAAAAGCTCCTTGACCATCCCTGGGGTGCACTGGGCACGAGGCGCACTGGGGTGGAGCATGGCTGACTCCTGCCCCTCCAAATTAATGGCTAGAAGTCTTGGGGAGCAAAAACAGTCCTCATGTAGCCAGTCATGGGGGACtcaccagcagaggcaggtggatctctgagttcaaggccagcttggtctacgaaGTCATGtgtacactgagaaaccctgtctcgatggCAGAGTGGGCAGGAAGGAACCAAACCATGGAGAAGGGAGCTTCCAGCTGAAAtgacttctttaatcccagcgcttggaaggtagaggcaaacAGACCTCTCTGAGTTTTAAGCCAGCCATAACTACAAAGTTCCAGGTTATCCAGGGATACACGGTTCAGACCCTTCCTGCTCCCCTACCCCTCCACCCCGACCATCAGCCAGTAGGCATCATTGCTCCATGGATTCTGCTtcaagtccctgccctgacttccctcagtgatagactgtgcCCTGAAAgtgtaaaccaaacaaaccctttcttccccgagTTACTTTTCTCAGTGTTTACTGACACTAGGACACCAGTTTCTTCCTAACTTAAAGACTAGAGTCAATCTGGGCATTTGTGCAAATTCAAGGACAGTGTGAGCTACCCTAGACAGCAATTTAACGCCAGTCCAGACTACAGTGAGACActggctttaaaataaaaacaaacaaaagaccaagaGCAagacagcctcctgagtgctgggattaaaggtgtgagccaccactgcccagctcacacacatttttaaaaaaactaaaagctaaataaaaaatttacagggctggagagatggctcagaggttaagagcactgactgctcttccagaggtcctgagttcaattcccagcaaccacatagtggctcacagccatctgtagtgagatctagtgccctcttctggccagcaagcatacagacagacagaacactatacataataaataaataaatctaaaaaaaaatttacaaaagagTAAGCATTACTAAGCTGGGGGTACATCTGAATGGTTGGACCCTACTAGCAAGCTCAGAGCTCTAGGTTCAAGCTCTAGTGTCATGGAATGGGGGGGAAGAGAGTGGAAGGGAATCGATAAATGTTTCTCGGGATGAGGCCACACCATATTCACGCAGAATCGTTGCCTCCACTATCAAGAAATATTTACTGATTGCAGAGGAAACTGTGGGTTTGCTTCTGTCCCATTGACCTTGGCACTGCTTGTTCTTCAGAGGCCACTCTGAGCAGCGGCCTTGTGCGTGCATTTCCTCCCCAGGCAGAAGGAATGAAAGGACAGAGAAGTCATTTCAGCTGCAAGCTCCCTTCTCCATGGTTTGGCTCCTTCCCGCCACtctccccctgagacagggtttctgtttgtagaccaagctggccttgaactcagagatccacctgcctctgcctccccagtgctgggattctgagCTCACCTCCTTTGTCTTTTTGTCTCACTTGGAATTCTGGTAGAGTCAAATCAATCAAACGTCACAACAGTTTAACAAAActctttaataaaatttataaaaatgtatcttaGAACAGTTTTAATCTTTTACCTTTCCACTCcccacaaaatacaaaattatcagtacccacacacatatacactcaaacTACATACAAGTGACACTCTACACTGACTACAGTAGACAtttaaactacagagaaatcaacAGTTCTCACAGTTGATTGCAGTCATTATTTTCTCCCAAAAAATAGTCGCGAGTAAAGCACTTTTAACAAAATTCTCTCCAGTGGTTATCAAAAagctgaaattttcatttttaattaaaagactcAAATCAAGGCCCTCACCCCCTTCCTCCCATTGGAACAGtgtttcttcctgcttctacGAGAAAATGCACAATTTCTAATAGTCTCAGTTTTCTATGCATACTTGGCCCTACTCAGCCAGCATTTTCTGTAGCTACCATCAAAAGCAGCAGGCATTGGAAGGGCATGCTTCCTGGGCTTCGGAAGCTGCAGAAAAGGACTCCAGACAGGAAGCACATGGTGAGACCCCTCTATTCTTCCAGAAGTTTCCTGAGAAAGAGTTCAAGCCTCACCATCAGCGTGTGAGCTGGCCAGGCACCGTGACACACGTGCTGCCCACGAGCCAGTCTCTCGCATTTGCTCTCTGTCTGTGGCTGCAGCACGCTGGGCACTGGGGAGTCTCAGAGCACACGGCTCTTTTACGTTGGTGTGAAGGAAGCATAAGAAACCGAAGGGGGCCTGAAAGCCTTCCTACCAGCTGTGGTCATGGCTCCCTACAGAGAACCGGAGCAACACACCCCACTGTGGCTTTCACCTAGAAGACAGTGACTCCGCACAAGGAATTCCCATTTCAAGTGAGAAATCTGGAGGTGAGGAAGGAAAACTATGAAGGTCTTTAAATCACACACTACCCCTTCAGTCGCACCCCTACCATACCTGTCTCTCACCACAAAAAGACCCAGTCACTTCCGCATCATAGAATATAGCACCTGGGCAGGGCAACAGAATTCAGGAGCATAAGTGGGTATGAGAATACAGAACACAAACATAATAACTGTGGGAAagtacacaatttaaaaattttagtgcGGGGTGAAGGGCTTGGAACTTGCCTAGATCCctagctcaaaaacaaaaacaaactatttcCTATACACAATGAAAGAGAAATAGGGCAGACCCTCTCCCCTATCTCTTAAACTGCCAGTGCTAGCTGACCCTTCTGAGGCTTGAATTGtcattctgaaataaaaaaaaaaactctcaactGGGGCAATAGGTCGGTAACGAGAGGACTCGCCTCTCACTGTAAAGCCCCATATTCATCCCATCcatggaaaaggagagaaaaattaaaataaggagAGGGTGGGCCtgtgactcagtggcagagttcaaatcccagccctgtaaaaataaaaaactgatttCAAGAACAAATGACAACCATTCTAACACAGTAGACTGGTAGAACGAGGCCACCATGCAAACCGCATATCAAATCAGTCTCTCTTTTTACAAACTTGGGGAAGGAGACGAAAGGCCACTGGCAACATTATTCTGAATCTTCCATGGCTGCACCCAGAGGCTCCTCTCTAGTCTCCTAGTCATCCTCGCCGCCACCGTACATATCAGCCAGCTTCTTGAAGCGGTTGCCCCACTCGTTCAGATAGTCGTAGTCCTGGTCCTGATCCGACTCGGAGGAGTTCAGTGAGCTCAGGCTAGCAGCTTCAGAACCACTCCCCTCATAGTCAAACACCAGCAGAGAGTCGTAAGGGGGTGCCGTGGGGTCGCTGTCAGCTGCCTTCAGATTCTAGAGGGAAGAGCACCATATGAATTATAACATGTGTATCAACACAGAAGGACAAGTCACAGAATGCTTCTTCCGAGGGACAGCTGCCTGTCGGGATGGGATCCCCGGAAACCAAAACAAGGATCCCGAACCGCTAATCAGCATCGACAGAGGCTAAAAACAATGAGATCATCCTCAAAGGCTGGATGCAAACTGTCATTGTTAAATGCTAACTCTGAAAGGTGAAGTTGAAGGATCAGGAATTTAAAGTCATCCtctatgtggtggtttgaatgaaaatgacaccCATAGGCCCATACAGAGTGGCATTATTagcaggtgtggctttgctggagtagtgtggctttgctggaggaggtgtgtcattgtggggggtAGGCTTTaaggtctcttatgctcaagctatgcccaacGTGGGACAGACTCCTTCTGCTACCTtctgccatcctggtctacatagggagtacAAAGGCTTCTGGAGTTACATAgtcttgaatgcttggtcccaagTTAGAACTgcttgaaaggattaggaggtatggcctttgTTGCAGGAGGTGTGTCACGGAGAATAGAATTTAAAAGATCAGCTATTTCCAATTAGctccctttgtctctctctctctgccttctgcttgtaGATGAAAATGTGAGCCCTCAACTGCTCCAGCCACGCATGCCCGCCTGCTGCCacgctccctgccatgacagtcatggactctaaccctctggagtCCCTCGTTAGACTCTTCTGAAAGCTGCCTTGGCCTCAGTGCAGCAACAGAAAAGACAGACACCAAGATTATGGAGCAGGAAAGTCAAACTAAGTCTGCAGTACAACTCCTTTTTAGTCCTACGAAATCTTTGTAAGTAGATTTTGGTTTTGTCTCAAGGATCTAGGCAAGCAGACACCATAAGGCAAGAATGCAAAGGTTCTCACAGGAATGTTTTTCTCCTTGGTTCCCAAGTTAAGAGATGCACCATGCCCTGGCTCACAGCTTTGCCTACTTACTTCATCGATGAAGTTCCCGATTTCATCAGGATTGGCTGGTCGGGGACGATACTGGGGCATGCtcaggtggctgggagccacaTCGTTTCGAATCACTTCAGGTCGAGCATCCAGGCCCCTATGCAACTGGCTCAAATCAAAGTCCTAGAGAAGAATGGAGACATGGCAGCAAGTGAAAAAGGAAGGAGTGCATAGGCGGGGGGCTTGTTTACTTCACAGCATCACAGGCTGTGCCACTGGAAAACCCAAAACTACCCTCTGTGAGGTGTTTACCAACACACGCCCAAAAGCATATGAAATGTCCGTTTCCAAAATTCAGAGTCTCCTAACTTCCACTGAAAGAAAGAGACCACTTGGGGATTCTATGAATGCAAACTTCTGTGTCTTACTCATTTCACGGGGCATGACTATTGGATTGTTATTGCTTGGCAAATTTTACTCAGTCCTCCCCAACCATAGCTGATCCTGCCTGTTAACAGTGGACTCTGTCATGTGAGGGGCTCAGGTAACAAGACAGCAAGTGATGCATGCCTACAGGAACCCGTATCAATTAGGCTCCCGTGCAGCAAATTAGGCTCCCGTGCAGCAGACATGGACACAGGGTGCAGCTTAGGGCCTTTCAGCAAAACTCTGCCTGGGTTAGCTGCATCCTCGTGGATTTACAGATGCTATGAGCTTCAATGTAATCAATAAACGCTCCAGAGAACACAACAGTGTCTGGGGaaggtgctgtggaataatcctgtaCCCTGTGAAGATGGGGTTTTTTGgacaaggtgccttctgattggtttaataaaaaaaaaaaaagctgactggtcaatagctaggcaagaagaggttaggtgggagagccaaactgagaggatgctgggaagaagagtggAGTGATGGAGTAGCCACCTGGCTCCTAGCAAAACCTGCTTTAAATGCCTGATATGAGAATCTCCCCAGCATAGCCAGTAAGTCTCTGTGTAGCTATTCAGAAGCCAGCTGGCGGGATAGAGCtgactggtgggacagaaacctccaccTTCCTGACTTGTGTATCACTGAGATCACAGGGTTCTGGTGCTCCATAGCAGTACTGTGGGGATGACCCACTGCCAGTATCTGGCACCACCCCCCAccactcccccccaccccgtcatatcttaaattttgcatcTTTAAAACCCACCTGGTCctcttctccacctccttcttCATCATAGTAATACACATTGTCCCGGGTGTCGTCATCTGGAGGCAGCAGGGGCTCTTTGACCACCGTTCTCCTCCGTAGAAACAGTAGGAGCAGCAGGATCAGAACTGGATAcaagggggagtgggggagagatgAGTCATAGGCGAGGAGACCAGAGGAAGCAACATTTATGGGCACGGTAGCCTTGCAACTCCAGGCAAATGGCAGATGGGTAGGCACTTGACGGAAAATGACCTCAagtccagccttggctacattgtAAGTTCCAGACCTGCCAGTCTAAGCTAGCTAGAGGACGGAGAGGGGACCAATAAACAGCCTCCCACTACATTTGAGGCACCAACTTGGTGGACTAAGTCCATGTAAAACCTAAAAAGCTTGAAAAGCAActctagacacagaaaaacaagtttagcctcatttttttttcagctggtggcatgctgcagctcccttaagggaggttttcctgattcactgggaacagaaaaaaagctgcacattttaaaaaggcagcttcctgggccatgctgccagtgcaaactccagctatggagcatttgaatggcatttgtgggcccaggtgtttgtgtgcccacttggggtCAGGAGCTGGGCCAgttggccaggaaccaacaagcagcctcctaccacAAGGTTGGACATCTGGCTCCTAGCAAAACTTCTGCTTTAAATGCCTGATGAGAATCTCCCCAACTTCAATCAAGTCTAATAAACTATATCTactggggaaggaaaaaaaaaaaggtcaggaaCAACAGAAAACATTGATCATAGAAACCCTCAGGGCACCGGCACCAAGTCCAGAACACTCCATAGGTAAAATCGGACCAAGGATTGTGGACAGAAATGGCCAGCTTCCTTCCAACATCTCCATTGTCCATGGATATTCATTGTTCAACCTGTTCACCATCTCCACAGTCCCCCAAACAATCACTGGGCTCAGTCAACCAGTTGGAGTTAAGCAGCAGGAGTCTCCAGGCTGCCTAGCAATTTGGTACGGCTGCTCTTGAGCCAAGGGGATGTGAGCAGTAATGGTGTCCACAATGTAGCTTCAACTTCCTCTCTTATCTGTCCTCCAAGGTGGGTGGGTGAGGGTATCTGCCAGCCTTGGCTGTGCTAATGAGAACCGTGAGTGTGCCATGGCCTTGTAGTCCTGAAACTTCAGCATCACTTGGAAACTAAATCAAAATGTAGCCTCTGAGGACCCTCGCTAGGGACCCTGGGTCTGAGTTCTGGCTTTACTGAGAGGCACAGGTGACTTGCATGCACTCAATCATAGGAAGCACAAAAAGAATCAGAACAGAAAGACCCTGGGTCCTAACAGAAAGCTCTCCCTAGGAAATGGCCTGTCCCAGTCTTAGGTCACAGGCTGAGGCACTTGCCCCTGTACTTACTCAGCAAAGCCAGGATCCCTCCAAGAATGCCGAGGATGGCAGGAACTTGCAATCCTGCTTCCACGTAGCCTGCCCTCATGCAGTTGTTGACAGCCccttcacagtcacacacaagGATGTCCAGTGTGGTCACCTGGTCTTTATTCTGGTTATCCATGAGCTTGAGGTTGATTTTGTATTCACCGAATTCTAAGGCCTTCTTTGGCTTCAAAAGGAGAGATTCTTGGCCTAGGGAAATGAGACCAGGGAATGTTTAGGGAACCAAAGGTATGCAGCTGGGTAAAGGGATTGTTTGGGGTCCATATTCCTATACAGTATGctcagaggaaagggagaatgCATGAGAAGAAACTGGCACCCGATACCAAGAGGGGTGCATCTGGAGCGAGAAGGGAAATCGGGAAGGGGGAAGGCAGAAGCGAGACAGGCAGTGCTGCTCTAGAGATGGAGCTGGACTTCACACCTGGGTCATTGTACTCGATGGTCCAGTTGACACTGGCCCCGTGGGTGAGTTCAGCAGTGAAGGGGAATGTATTGGGGGGCAGGTCTGGATCGATGATGTTGATGACATGGGGCTGTGGGTTCCTCTGGCAGAATTGCATGCTTCGAGGTTCTGGGATGGGAGCGTTGTCATTGATGTCAGATAGGACCAAGAGAAGAGTCCCTGTGCCAGTGGCAGCTGGGGAACCtaggagaaaacagaaaggcTGTCACGGCTCAGGGATAATATCACCTTCCAGCTGACTGTGACCCTTCAGCAGGTTCCATACGACCCGTGCAGCCTCTGCCCTACCACGTCTCCCCTTTCTCACAAGCTCATTGCATATTTGTGTCCAATGATTGAGTTGTTCTTCATATAAATGCAGCTTTCCTCTTCTTGATATTATACTATTAATCCACTTAAGTTTGGGGGGTTTATTGTTTTTACTGgttttttgctgttgctttgggtttttcgagacagggtttctctgtagctttggaactagctcttatagaccaggctggcctcgatctcacagagatctgcttgcctctgcttcctgagtgctgggattaaagccgtgcaccaccaccatgaggctgttgtttgtttaagacaaggtcttactgtgtatccTTTGGaattacaatcctcctgcttcagcctcctacaGAAGCCTGGCTCCAGcagatcttttaaaaagttaagaaaaagctgagtgtggtagtgcttgcttggaataattttattttattttttaatttatttgtttatttatttatttgacacagggtttctctgtgtagccgtgaccattctggaactcactctgtagaccaggctggcctggaacccaaaGATCTGCGTaactctgcctccgagtgctgagattaaaggtgtgtgccaccaccgccttgcACTTGCTTGGAATCTTAGAACTTCACAGGATGGGGTCGCTCACCTCAGATTTGAGGTCTTCTGGGTTCCACGTGAGTTCAAGGTGAATTTAAATCTAGTTAGGTTTATACGGTGAAACCATGTAtcaaaaataacatgaaatttaaaaagacggttaaaagaattaaataatgtcaggcagtggtggctcatgccaccttttatcccagcactcagaaggcagagacaggtggatctctgagttcgaggacatcctggtctacagagtaagtaccAGGACAAGCAGAGttgccctgtcttgaaaaccaaaaacaacaacaaaattaagtaATAATACAGTCACAGTCTTGAACCTGGGATACAAACCCAGGTTCCAGCAGGTAGGAATGAGCTTCCAGTGCAGggagagacaagagaaagaaaccctACTTGACTCAAATTTTGGAATTTTGTTACCAAGTATTTTTTTATggataaaagaaaaggaatgagggctggagagatggctcagcggttaagagcactgactgttcttccagaggacctgagttcaattcccagcaaccacatggtggctcacaaccatctgtaatgaggtctggtgtgctcttctggcctgcaggcatataggcagacagaatattgtatacataataaataaattaaaaaaaaaggaaaggaatgaaatCATGACTCCCAAAGAAAGGCAGGGGCACAGGAGGCGAACAGGCTGGAGAGTGATGGAGCCCAGGGATGTGGATTGGCCACGCAGTATCTGTACCATTATCTGTAGCGATGATGAGAGCTGTATACGTGCTGTTCTTCACGTTCTCCACGTCTTCTCTGTCCATCTCAGCCCGAGTGGAAATGGCACCAGTCTCTGGGTTAATCTCCAGCCACTTGGCAGTGTCCCTCAGAATCCGATACCTGAGGGCAAAAGCTGTGGCTTAGAGTAGGGGCAGCAGACAGAATGGAGCGGAGGTCACAGGTACTATTCAGCTGatacacaatgacacacacacacacacacttttatgtatatgtgagtgtgcttGAGTGTAcgtatgtgtaccacatggggCAAAAGGTCAAAAGAGATATCAAATCGCCacagttatagatggctgtgagcttccACGTGGGTGAGATTGGTGGGCGGGTGAGGGGTGTAAGTGGGTGAAGATACTTGGTAGCGAGCCTGACAGTGAACCTGATACCCAAGACCTACACAGTGGCAGGAAAGAACTGACACCCACTGGCTATGCACATAAGGTGATTTAATTCTTCAGGGAAACTGCAGCCATCTTAATTTGTTTAACAAACTATACAATGTTCTCAAAATGATCCAACTTCTCATGGACAGATTTCTCAGAATATATTATCATTACATGACAAATGACTACATTTATATTGGCTTAAATtgcgtacatacatacatacacacacacactggggagacatatatacatgtctgcactggggaggcagagccaggtgtacttctgagtttgagtccagcctgttcTAAACAGTGAGTGCCAAAGCAGCCAggaggactacacagtgaaaccctatcctgaaaaaaaatactaGTCATTGGTCCAACTTACGTAATCTTCTGGTTCATGAATATGTCTGGCTCGCGGGCAGTGTAGGATGTGATTTCCTGACCCACACCGAAATCTTCGGGTACTTCCACCCTCTTCTCGGCTGGCACAAAGATGGGGGCTTCATTCACATCCACCACATCCACCGTCACAGTGGCTGTGGAAAGGGCAAGATTCCCCTCAAAGGGGTCCACGTTGGCCACTGTCACATATAGAACATACTGCTGCTTGGTTTCGAAATCCAAGCCCTAGAGACCAGGAGAGGGAAAAagttaaaactaaataaaatacaagGGTTTGGGTGCGtgactcagtggtggagcacctgcCCAGCATGCTCAGGGCCCTGAGTTCACCCACTGTTGCCACAGAACaaataaatagcttttaaaaaagaaacggttagcttaaaaaattttttctgctgagtggtggtggcacatgcctttaatcccagcagaggcaggtggatctgtgagtacgaggccagcctggtctacagaatgagttccagcaaagccaggactacacagtgaaacacacTTCCAAAAACTACCACCTTTGATTGACAGCAGTTCTCAAATGCTCACTTGCTGAAGAGACATTAAAGCTCTGAGGTACTCTGGGCATCTATTAACTTTTGCTAAATTTACCAGTAAATCCTTCCCACTTTtaatttagactttttttttggggggggagaatATTTTCCAAAGATTTACAGGCAGTTATAAGTGCTGGCTACCAAAAGCCATTGTCTTTCTAgcccaatggttctcaaccttcctaatgttgcaaccctttaatacagttcctcatgttgtggtgaccccaaccataaaattattttcattgctactttgcaattataatttttctactgttacgagacataatgcaaatatctatgttttccaatggtcttaagcAACCCTGTGAAACGGTCGTTCTGCTACTAAAAGGCCACGATGcataggttgagaatcactgcaagCCTCTGGCTTTAGGACATTTTCCA
Above is a window of Microtus pennsylvanicus isolate mMicPen1 chromosome 6, mMicPen1.hap1, whole genome shotgun sequence DNA encoding:
- the Cdh1 gene encoding cadherin-1, which produces MGALCRCFSAILLLLQVSSLLCQEPEPEPCRPGFSAEVYTFLVPGRHLERGRALGRVRFEGCTGRPRTAYFSEDSKFKVASDGAITLKRPLNLHKLETSFLVHAWDSTHKKFTAKVILKSVRHHQHRHHHHDPASGSEPEVLMFPSSHQGPRRQKRDWVIPPISCPENEKGPFPKKLVQIKSNRDKETKVFYSITGPGADRPPVGVFIIERESGWLKVTEPLDRENIATYTLFSHAVSSNGEAVEDPMEILVTVTDQNDNKPEFIKEVFEGTVQEGARPGTSVMQVSATDADDDVNTYNAAIAYTIISQDPELPHKNMFTVNRDTGVISVLTSGLDRESYPTYTLVVQAADLQGEGLSTTATAVITVLDVNDNAPIFNPTTYVGQVDENEENAYIATLKVTDDDAPHTPAWQAVYTIINDPDHQFAVITDPTTNDGMLKTAKGLDFETKQQYVLYVTVANVDPFEGNLALSTATVTVDVVDVNEAPIFVPAEKRVEVPEDFGVGQEITSYTAREPDIFMNQKITYRILRDTAKWLEINPETGAISTRAEMDREDVENVKNSTYTALIIATDNGSPAATGTGTLLLVLSDINDNAPIPEPRSMQFCQRNPQPHVINIIDPDLPPNTFPFTAELTHGASVNWTIEYNDPGQESLLLKPKKALEFGEYKINLKLMDNQNKDQVTTLDILVCDCEGAVNNCMRAGYVEAGLQVPAILGILGGILALLILILLLLLFLRRRTVVKEPLLPPDDDTRDNVYYYDEEGGGEEDQDFDLSQLHRGLDARPEVIRNDVAPSHLSMPQYRPRPANPDEIGNFIDENLKAADSDPTAPPYDSLLVFDYEGSGSEAASLSSLNSSESDQDQDYDYLNEWGNRFKKLADMYGGGEDD